From the genome of Chanos chanos chromosome 5, fChaCha1.1, whole genome shotgun sequence, one region includes:
- the LOC115812487 gene encoding alpha-2,8-sialyltransferase 8E-like, protein MKWFTEALTQLLHCPPKYNITHQELLRGSGLHTRKKPYKSFVMPAKKFNGQELDSSWSVCLLYTVSHSHNCRVRLRSCCNATGILYLTKRNTYMNQTILYETSAKLSHKVDSTLYSMLPETLPWYASNLGRCAVVGSGGILKNSKCGAEIDSTDFVIRFNLAPLKESDVGMKSDLMTVNPSQIRKDYKNFKEDPRPLVQRLSVYRNTSLLTAAFSYTINTALSIDLHKALRPQHKVVFFSPSYLKELDQFWKRHGLKAVRLSSGFILISVALELCDHVHIYGFWPFSTNLNQKRISHHYYDNIGPKKGVHAMPEEYLHLLQLHSQGVLTMHLENCV, encoded by the exons ATGAAGTGGTTCACAGAAGCATTGACACAACTGCTGCATTGCCCTCCCAAGTACAATATTACTCATCAAGAACTTCTCAG AGGGTCTGGGTTGCACA CACGCAAAAAGCCATATAAGTCATTTGTTATGCCAGCTAAAAAGTTTAATGGACAGGAACTGGATTCTTCATGGTCTGTCTGCCTCCTTTATACAGTAAGCCACAGCCATAA CTGTAGAGTGAGGCTACGTTCTTGTTGTAATGCTACAGGTATTCTCTACTTAACTAAGCGGAACACATATATGAATCAAACAATCCTGTATGAGACCAGTGCCAAACTGAGCCACAAAGTGGATTCCACCCTCTACAGTATGCTACCGGAG ACCTTACCATGGTATGCATCGAATCTGGGACGTTGTGCTGTTGTAGGAAGTGGGGGGATTCTAAAGAACAGTAAATGTGGAGCTGAGATTGACAGCACAGATTTTGTCATTAG GTTTAATTTGGCTCCCCTAAAAGAAAGTGATGTTGGAATGAAGAGTGACCTCATGACTGTCAACCCAAGTCAAATAAGGAAGGA TTACAAGAACTTCAAAGAGGACCCAAGACCCTTGGTGCAGCGGCTGTCTGTCTACAGAAATACGTCCCTCCTCACAGCTGCATTTTCTTACACTATCAACACAGCGCTTTCAATCGACCTGCATAAGGCATTGCGGCCACAACACAAAGTTGTCTTTTTTAGCCCCTCCTACTTGAAAGAATTAGATCAGTTCTGGAAGAGACATGGCCTGAAGGCGGTGCGCCTGTCTTCAGGTTTTATACTGATCAGTGTGGCTTTGGAACTGTGTGACCATGTGCACATCTATGGATTCTGGCCATTCAGCACCAACCTGAACCAAAAACGCATTTCTCACCACTACTATGACAACATTGGACCCAAGAAGGGGGTTCATGCTATGCCTGAAGAGTACCTGCATTTGCTGCAGCTTCACAGCCAAGGAGTGCTGACTATGCATCTGGAAAATTGTGTCTGA
- the LOC115812488 gene encoding alpha-2,8-sialyltransferase 8F-like, translated as MHDVYLQVQCLKLQSKILSMETIEIKNLTRFTEDLKRLLRCPPRYNYTLQELERVRLHACCNATGTLYLTKQNTPLNHSISYETNSRVKRRVDSDLYAMLPEEFPWSGGNLRRCAVVGSGGILKNSSCGEEINNSDFVIRFNLAPVNDSDVGVKTDLITINPSQIRRDYKNFKKDPGPLLQDLSVYGNASVLMPAFSYTYNTAISVSIHETLWPQQVVVFFSPFYLKTLAQFWSWRGLKAVRLSTGFMLINVAMELCDDVHIYGFWPFDINLDQQPIFHHYFDNAAPKKGVHKMPEEFLRLLQLHSQGVLTMHLQPCL; from the exons ATGCACGATGTGTATTTACAAGTCCAGTGCTTAAAACTACAGAGCAAGATCCTCTCCATGGAAACAATAGAAAT CAAGAACTTAACACGGTTCACAGAAGATCTGAAAAGGCTGTTGAGGTGCCCTCCTAGGTACAACTATACCCTACAAGAACTTGAAAG agtAAGACTGCACGCTTGCTGTAATGCAACGGGTACCCTGTACCtaacaaaacagaacactccTCTGAATCACAGTATCTCATATGAGACTAATAGCAGAGTGAAACGGAGAGTGGATTCAGATCTCTATGCCATGCTACCTGAG GAGTTTCCCTGGAGTGGTGGGAATCTGCGACGCTGTGCTGTAGTGGGAAGTGGGGGGATTCTGAAGAACAGTAGCTGTGGAGAAGAGATCAACAATTCAGACTTTGTCATCAG gtttAATTTGGCTCCAGTAAATGACAGTGATGTTGGAGTGAAGACTGATCTGATAACGATAAACCCCAGCCagataaggagaga TTACAAGAACTTCAAGAAGGATCCTGGGCCCCTATTGCAGGACCTGTCTGTCTATGGCAACGCTTCCGTCCTCATGCCTGCATTTTCCTACACGTACAATACAGCAATATCAGTTAGTATACATGAGACATTATGGCCACAACAAGTTGTAGTATTCTTTAGTCCCTTCTACCTTAAGACATTGGCTCAGTTCTGGAGCTGGCGTGGCCTGAAGGCGGTACGCCTGTCAACAGGCTTTATGCTGATCAACGTTGCCATGGAACTCTGTGATGATGTGCACATCTATGGCTTTTGGCCTTTTGATATCAACCTGGACCAGCAACCCATATTTCACCATTATTTTGACAATGCTGCGCCAAAAAAAGGGGTTCACAAAATGCCTGAAGAGTTTCTGCGTCTGCTGCAGCTTCACAGCCAGGGAGTGCTTACCATGCATCTACAGCCCTGTCTCTGA